One window of Amaranthus tricolor cultivar Red isolate AtriRed21 chromosome 13, ASM2621246v1, whole genome shotgun sequence genomic DNA carries:
- the LOC130797428 gene encoding protein MAINTENANCE OF MERISTEMS-like: MRPHPIVVVNDDEQDVAWGAVTLAFLYRQLGMASRAGCKTIAGCLTLLQTWIYEYFPAFRPHPRRDDVPNTTRAEMWTPKKVGRELDRLISFRKVLDSMTETQVEWTPYNCGAAALLNEHPRTTVIGGITCFDVVEVYLPERALRQIGFVQSIPPAPMRPAKALRPAHGTYSVTFPSSAAAFVEAWSRFPYSGRLVEQGLRRATFPSETEPNYVEWFRVCSHPYISRDELLASGPGPGQSRCDYFAKEWVSRFSPVARLPTRLADLNSRQRHALEIYLNDCRELYDQWQTDQGQGPE; this comes from the exons atgcgacctcacccgatagttGTCGTCAACGACGATGAACAGGACGTGGCTTGGGGTGCGGTGACtttggcgttcttgtacaggcagctcggaatggcatctagggctggttgcaagaccattgctggatgcctcacattgctccagacatggatctatgagtacttccccgctttccgccctcatcctcgccgagatgATGTGCCAAACacgactagggcggagatgtggacgcCGAAGAAAGTAGGTCGTGAGCTGGACAGGTTGATATCATTCCGCAAGGTTCTGGACTCAATGACAGAGACTCAG GttgaatggactccctacaattGTGGAGCTGCTGCGttgctgaatgagcacccacgcaccacagtcatcgggggtatcacctgctttgatgttgtggaggtgtatttgccggagcgggcattgcgacagattgggttcgtgcaGTCTATTCCTCCAGCTCCTAtgagaccagccaaggctcttcgaccggcacacggaacctactccgtgacctttccttcttctgctgCTGCATTTGTGGAggcgtggagtaggttcccctacagTGGCCGCCTTGTTGAGCAGGGACTTCGACGGGCTACTTTTCCTTCAGAGActgaacctaattacgttgaaTGGTTCAGAGTTTGCTCGCACCCGTACATATCCCGAGACGAATTGCTGGCTTCCGGTCCTGGTCCTGGTCAGAGCAGATGTGATTAC TTCGCGAAAGAATGGGTCAGTCGATTCTCTCCAGTGGCAAGACTACCTACGCGGCTTGCGGATTTGAACTcccgtcaacgacatgcgttagaaatataccttaatgattgtagagaaTTATATGATCAATGGCAAACTGATCAAGGGCAAGGCCCTGAATAG
- the LOC130798863 gene encoding uncharacterized protein LOC130798863, giving the protein MTSVPRMLRQYFFRPLYRHVSLYALEQIQNEFNRMLELGDFALNKCGCVLLKTHGLPCACYLQIKIGSHGALYLDDIHEFWSTLRYTEVGDEPNEEVRNANANDKEYFQSLVDEVLKSDPAFVRRMAEVLEYELHPDGADIPEPYASPPRKGRPSTSKTMRRRKSSFEYSRSSSRGRGSRSSSRGRSSGRSSGRETQSSVGIKFSFNLSDDPGGRDFSQFPWPDYIPFMLPPYLFDWIDVLGDGNCGFRAIVVTELGGEEAWPILRRAMSMEMQMNRAQYLTLYLSHESLDESIFRVGSHTDGPAPFMHWFDAPMAFYSAATFLNIAIAFYGSANGDSLNNCLILPLRKSQAARSVNKLIHILWVNRNHFVQLFMNDDSSPLPPIHPRWKQAADNFAKDLDTNFTTRIMLWNNLRGAPPPTNNTADDTVNLDTP; this is encoded by the exons atgacttCTGTACCAAGAATGCTACGACAGTATTTCTTTAGACCTCTATATCGCCACGTGtctctctatgccttggagcagatCCAGAATGAGTttaaccgcatgttagaactgggtgattttgcattgaacaaatgcggttgtgtacttctaaaaacccatggattgccgtgtgcatgttatttacaaataaaaattggatcacatggtgctttgtacttggatgacattcatgaattctggagtactttgaggtacacagaggtaggagacgaaCCCAATGAAGAAGTACGAAACgcgaacgccaatgacaaagagtactttcaatctctggtcgatgaagtccttaAATCTGATCCCGCTTTTGTTCGCCGAATGGCTGAGGTACTTGAATATGAATTACACCCAGATGGTGcggatatacctgagccttacgctagtccaccgagaaagggaagaccaagcactagtaaaaccatgagaaggagaaaaagttcatttgaatatagccgatcatcttctcgtggtcgagggtctagatcttcttccCGCGGGAGATCAAGTGGCAGATCTAGTGGCCGAGAGACGCAATCTTCAGTAGGAATtaagttcagtttcaacttatccg atgatccaggaggtcgtgatttCTCACAGTTTCCATGGCCTGATTACATCCCATTCATGCTTCCTCCTTATTTGttcgactggattgatgtgttaggtgatggtaactgtggatttagagcaattgtcgtcacagagctgggaggcgaggaagcatggcctattttaagacgtgctatgagtatggaaatgcaaatgaacagagcgcAATACCTAACTTTGTATCTATCTCATGAGTCACTAGACGAGTCAATATTCAGAGTAGGTTCACACACCgatggacctgctcctttcatgcactggttcgatgcaccgatggctttctactctgcagcaacgtttcttaacattgccATTGCTTTTTATGGTTCTGCTAACGGTGATTCATTAAACAACTGTTTGATTCTTCCTTTAAGAAAATCACAGGCCGCGAGAAGTGTAAATAAACTAATACATATACTTTGGGTTAatcgaaatcattttgttcaactttttatgaacgacgattcatccccTCTGCCGCCGATCCACCCACGTTGGAAACAAGCAGCTGACAATTTCGCGAAAGATCTTGACACAAATTTCACTACGAGGATTATGCTGtggaataatctacgcgggGCACCCCCACCAACAaataacaccgctgacgatactgtaaatttagatactccatag